From the Streptomyces nigrescens genome, one window contains:
- a CDS encoding class II fumarate hydratase produces the protein MSENGDFSGSGDSDSDGFRTEHDSMGEVRVPAHAKWRAQTQRAVENFPISGQRLERAHIAALARIKGAAALVNGELGVLDKEIAEAVQEAANEVAEGRWDEHFPIDVFQTGSGTSSNMNTNEVIATLASERLGRQVHPNDHVNASQSSNDVFPSSIHIAATSAVLDDLIPALEHLAESLERKAEEFTEVVKSGRTHLMDATPVTLGQEFGGYAAQVRYGVERLRASLPRLAELPLGGTAVGTGINTPPGFSAAVIAEVARATGLPLTEARNHFEAQGARDAIVETSGQLRTVGVGLTKIANDLRWMASGPRTGLAEIALPDLQPGSSIMPGKVNPVIPEAVLMVAAQVTGNDATVAAAGAAGNFELNVMLPVIARNVLESVRLIANVSRLLADRTVDGITANVERAREYAESSPSVVTPLNKYLGYEEAAKVAKRSLAERKTIREVVLEGGYVERELLSEAQLDEALDVLRMTRP, from the coding sequence ATGAGCGAAAACGGCGACTTCAGCGGATCCGGCGACAGCGACTCCGACGGCTTCCGGACCGAGCACGACTCCATGGGTGAGGTGCGGGTGCCCGCGCATGCGAAATGGCGGGCGCAGACACAGCGGGCGGTGGAGAACTTCCCGATTTCCGGGCAGCGGCTGGAGCGGGCGCACATCGCGGCGCTGGCGCGGATCAAGGGGGCGGCCGCCCTGGTCAACGGCGAGCTGGGGGTGCTGGACAAGGAGATCGCGGAGGCGGTGCAGGAGGCCGCTAACGAGGTCGCCGAGGGGCGCTGGGACGAGCACTTCCCCATCGATGTGTTCCAGACGGGGTCCGGGACGTCCTCGAACATGAACACCAACGAGGTCATCGCGACGCTGGCGAGCGAGCGGCTGGGCCGCCAGGTGCATCCGAACGATCACGTCAACGCGAGCCAGTCGTCCAACGACGTCTTCCCGTCCTCGATCCATATCGCGGCGACCTCGGCGGTTCTCGACGATCTGATCCCGGCGCTGGAGCATCTGGCGGAGAGCCTGGAGCGGAAGGCCGAGGAGTTCACCGAGGTCGTGAAGTCGGGGCGGACGCATCTGATGGATGCGACACCGGTGACGCTGGGGCAGGAGTTCGGCGGCTATGCCGCCCAGGTGCGGTACGGCGTCGAGCGGCTGCGGGCCTCGTTGCCGCGGCTGGCGGAACTCCCGCTGGGCGGTACGGCGGTGGGGACGGGGATCAACACGCCGCCCGGGTTCTCGGCCGCGGTGATCGCCGAGGTGGCGCGGGCGACCGGGCTGCCGCTGACCGAGGCGCGCAATCACTTCGAGGCGCAGGGGGCGCGGGACGCGATCGTCGAGACCAGTGGGCAGCTGCGGACGGTCGGGGTCGGGCTGACGAAGATCGCCAACGATCTGCGGTGGATGGCGTCGGGGCCGCGGACCGGGCTCGCGGAGATCGCGCTGCCGGATCTGCAGCCGGGCTCGTCGATCATGCCGGGGAAGGTCAACCCGGTGATCCCGGAGGCGGTGCTGATGGTGGCGGCGCAGGTCACCGGCAATGACGCGACGGTGGCGGCGGCCGGGGCGGCCGGCAACTTCGAGCTGAATGTGATGCTTCCGGTCATTGCCCGCAATGTGCTCGAATCGGTGCGGCTGATCGCCAATGTGTCGCGGCTGCTGGCGGACCGTACGGTCGACGGGATCACCGCGAACGTGGAACGGGCCCGTGAGTACGCCGAGTCGTCACCGTCGGTCGTCACTCCGCTCAACAAGTACCTCGGGTACGAGGAGGCGGCGAAGGTCGCCAAGAGGTCCCTCGCCGAGCGGAAGACCATCCGCGAGGTGGTCCTGGAGGGCGGCTATGTCGAGCGGGAGCTGCTGAGCGAGGCGCAGTTGGACGAGGCGCTGGATGTGCTGCGGATGACACGTCCGTAA
- a CDS encoding class I SAM-dependent DNA methyltransferase, protein MSATSYDGYEGLNRLALDRAGQAEAFDAIGDRYDDAFPHKEGQLASSAWLADTLPAGSRILDLGCGTGLPSARQLSDAGHRVVGIDLSPSMIKLARQNVPGADFHRLDIADLRSGRLGGRGSFDGIAAYFSLLMLPRAEIPYALGMLHDLLRPEGLLALSMVEADVDDFTIPFLGNSIRVSGYLRDDLRRVVHDAGFDVVGEDAYAYAPSSTDVPPEIQLFLHLRRA, encoded by the coding sequence GTGAGTGCGACTAGCTACGACGGATATGAGGGGCTGAACCGGTTAGCACTGGACCGGGCCGGCCAGGCCGAGGCGTTCGACGCCATCGGCGACCGGTATGACGACGCCTTTCCGCACAAGGAGGGCCAGCTCGCTTCGAGCGCCTGGCTCGCCGACACCCTGCCCGCCGGCTCGCGCATCCTGGACCTCGGATGCGGTACGGGCCTGCCGAGCGCCCGCCAGCTCTCGGACGCCGGGCATCGCGTCGTGGGTATCGATCTCTCCCCCTCGATGATCAAACTGGCCCGGCAGAACGTCCCGGGCGCCGACTTCCACCGACTGGACATCGCCGATCTGCGCAGCGGCCGACTCGGCGGCCGTGGCTCCTTCGACGGTATTGCCGCTTATTTCTCGCTTCTCATGCTGCCCCGTGCCGAAATCCCTTACGCACTGGGCATGCTCCATGATCTGCTACGTCCTGAGGGGCTGCTTGCCCTGTCGATGGTCGAGGCGGATGTGGACGACTTCACGATTCCGTTCCTGGGCAACTCGATCCGGGTATCGGGTTACCTGCGGGACGACCTGCGCCGGGTCGTGCACGACGCGGGTTTCGACGTCGTCGGGGAAGATGCCTACGCATACGCCCCGTCAAGTACGGACGTACCACCCGAGATCCAGCTCTTTCTGCACCTGCGACGCGCTTGA
- a CDS encoding cytidylyl-2-hydroxypropylphosphonate hydrolase yields the protein MTADMVDTTEGETAGGRGAAGAKRAADGARWAPGDHILWRYRDNADAGRFHICRPMTVVQDTDELLAVWMAPGTACIKPVLADGTPVHREPLSTRYTKPRRTARDHWFGTGVLKLARPGDPWSVWLFWERGWQFKNWYVNLEEPRRRWAGGIDSEDHFLDICVYPDRHWEWRDEDEFAQAQRDGLMTDAQAAEVRSAGRAAIAQIAAWRAPYADGWEDWRPDPAWGVPRLPENWDRAPERLRS from the coding sequence ATGACAGCGGACATGGTGGACACGACGGAAGGCGAGACGGCCGGCGGTCGCGGGGCGGCCGGGGCGAAGCGGGCGGCGGACGGGGCGCGCTGGGCGCCGGGGGACCACATCCTCTGGCGCTATCGCGACAACGCCGATGCCGGGCGGTTCCACATCTGTCGGCCGATGACCGTTGTCCAGGACACCGATGAGCTGCTGGCCGTGTGGATGGCGCCCGGCACCGCCTGCATCAAGCCGGTGCTCGCCGACGGCACGCCGGTGCACCGCGAGCCGCTGTCCACCCGCTACACCAAACCGCGCCGGACCGCCCGTGACCACTGGTTCGGCACCGGTGTGCTGAAGCTGGCCCGGCCCGGCGACCCGTGGTCGGTGTGGCTGTTCTGGGAGCGCGGCTGGCAGTTCAAGAACTGGTACGTCAATCTGGAGGAGCCGCGCCGCCGTTGGGCGGGCGGCATTGACTCCGAGGATCACTTTCTCGACATCTGTGTCTATCCGGACCGGCACTGGGAGTGGCGGGACGAGGACGAGTTCGCGCAGGCGCAGCGGGACGGCCTGATGACGGACGCCCAGGCCGCCGAGGTCAGATCCGCGGGCCGGGCCGCGATCGCACAGATCGCGGCCTGGCGCGCGCCGTACGCCGACGGCTGGGAGGACTGGCGGCCCGATCCGGCCTGGGGCGTTCCCCGGCTCCCGGAGAACTGGGACCGCGCGCCGGAGCGTTTGCGGTCGTGA